In Mustelus asterias unplaced genomic scaffold, sMusAst1.hap1.1 HAP1_SCAFFOLD_201, whole genome shotgun sequence, the following proteins share a genomic window:
- the LOC144485629 gene encoding uncharacterized protein LOC144485629 has translation MPFNSSNTSCSVCGKGFTQSSNLALHKQIHTEEKPFTCSQCGKGFSRSSNLLTHQTVHTGERPFTCSQCGKGFAHSHTLRTHQRIHTGERPYTCSVCGKGFNQSSNLAIHKEGHTGERPFTCSQCGKGFAHSANLLKHQRVHTGERPFICSVCGKGFARSSNLRLHQRVHTGERPFICSTCGKGFTQSSTLQTHQRVHK, from the coding sequence atgccattcaatagttccaacacatcctgctctgtgtgtgggaagggattcactcagtcatccaaccttgcATTACAcaagcaaattcacactgaggagaagccgttcacctgctcccaatgtgggaagggattcagtcggtcatcaaatttgctgacacaccagactgttcacactggggagaggccgttcacctgctcccagtgtgggaagggatttgctcactctcacacattgcggacgcaccagcgaattcacactggggaaagaccatacacctgctctgtatgtgggaagggattcaatcagtcatccaacctagcaatacACAAGGAAGGgcacaccggagagagaccattcacctgctcccagtgtgggaagggatttgctcattcagccaatctgctgaaacaccagagagttcacactggggagaggccattcatttgcTCCGTTTGTGGGAAAGGTTTTGCtcgctcatccaacctgcggttacaccagcgagttcacactggggagagacctttcatctgctccacatgtgggaagggattcactcagtcatccactctgcagacacaccagcgagttcacaagtaa